AGACCGGCCGGACCAGGATGCCGCGGAGGGATTCCCCATGGGCGTAGTGCTCGTCTGCGTACTCACTCTGCCCGCGGTGATCCTCGCGGGGTGGATCGCGTCCTGGTGGGGAACCCGGCGCCTGCGGTGGATCGGGCTGTCCGTCGGAGCCGCGGCCTCCGTGGTCTGCGCCGTCATCGGCCGGGACGCGATGGGCCCACGGACGGACCCGCACGCCCTCGGCTGCTCCTCGGCCTTGGAGTGCACGGACCTGCGCCCGGTCTTCGTCATCGCGTCCGGGCTGCTCGGGTTCGTGTCCTGTCTGGTGCTGGTGGTCCTGACGCTCGTGGTCGAGTTCGTCGTGCGCGTCCGGAGGAAGGAGCCGGCCTGACCCGGGCCTCCGTGAGGTCGTGGGCGCTGGGACCCCCGGACCGGCTCGGAACAGCCGGCCCGCACCGTGCGCCGGCCTTGGACCTGCCGGCCCGGGCGCGTCCGCCCGGCGGTGGGACGGCACCGGGTGCGTGCTTCCGTTCGCCGCACCTCGTCTCCCGGGGGCGCTCGGTCACGGGCGGGGTGCAACCGGCGTGGCTCGTCCGACGTCTACAGGGTGAGTGGGAGTGCACAACGCCCGCGCCTGGAAGCCCATTTGGTGACCGGCTGCCCGCGTCGCGCCGCAGGGCCGCGTCGCGGCCGGCCCTGCCACGGTCGCGGTCCGGCGCAGCGGGTCGAACGATTGGCAGATCTCTGGAGGTTCGATGAAACCCGTCGTCCGAAGGTTCGCGAGCTTCGTGGGGGTGGGCGCAGCTGTCGCGGGGATGTCCGTGACCGGCGCGTCCGCGGCTCACGCGGAGGCGCCCACCCACGGTTGCCCGTATCCGTACGTCTGCTTCTACCTGAACAACAGCGCGCTGCTCGCGGGTACGCCGGTCTCGATGTTCAAGGACGTCACCAGTGGCTACCAGGCCGTGACGCCCAGGCCGCACTACGGGGTGGTGAACACCCGGAACGACGACGTGGTGTACCTGCGGCTCCAGGACGGCACCTCGATCTGCCTCCCGCCGAACACCTCGACCGTGTTCGCCAACGCCTTCAGCGTCACGGGGATCCGGATCTCGTACAGCGCGTCCTGCTGAGCCTCCTGCGGGGGCGCCTACCTACGGCGGCGTCACGTCACGCCTCCAGGAGGAGCCCCCGGACCGGTGCCGCGATGCTGACGGACGGGGCGAACGGCATGATGAGGAGGGCGGGGCTGGTGCGGGCGTGGGCGTCGTCCCGGCCTCAGGGTGCTGGTGCGCCAGGCGAAGGCGGCCGTTGTTCCGGGCCACCAGGGCGGGCGGTCGCGTGAACAGGCGCTCAGCTCGTCACATACTGCCGGCTGCCCGTGGCGGCAGCGTTCCGGATGTCGTCCAGGAGGCGGTGGTGGCGCGCGGCGTGGGCGAAGTCGGGGACCTCGCGGGTGCCTTCGGCCAGGTCGCGGCGGAGTTGGTCGTAGGCGTGCGCGACGCTGTAGGCCTTGGTGCCGCGGAGCTTCGCGAGGGCGGGGGCGTGTGCGTCGTAACGGTCCGGGACGGGCAGCTCGGTGAGTACGTCGCTCTGGCCGCGGGAGCCGCGGATGGTGATCAGCCCGAACTGAAGGTGCCCGGAGTCCCCGGTGACCACCAGGTCCCCCTCGCTTCCGTTGATCTCCCACAGGAAGTTGGTGGAGCGCGCCCGTCCGCCGCGGTAGTGGAGAGAGGCGACGGCGCCGGAGCCGAGGACGCCCGTGACGGCGATCTGGTCCTCCGCGGTCATCGCCGCGGGTTCCCCGGTCCGCCGGTGGCGGACGGTGCCGCGCCGGGTCGCCGTGGTGGCGCTGAGTTCGGTGAACGGGCCCAGGACCGAAGCGAGGCCGTCGAGGGTGTGCCCGAGCGGGACGGTCAGCATGGTGGCGCCGTTGTCCCGGTCGAGGACGTAGGCGCTGCCGTCGTCGAACGTCGGCCCCCACGCGTTTCCCGAGGCGATGATGCTGGTCGAGAGCACTTCGCCGACGTAGCCGTCGGCGATCAGGTCGGACAGATGGCGGACCGACGGGGCGGAACGCGCCTGGAGTCCGACAAAGCCGCGCAGCTTCCGCGCGTGTGCGTACGCGGCCATCTCGTCGGCCTCGGCGGTCCCGTTGCCCAGCGGCCACTCGCTCAGCACGGTCTTCCCGGCGGCCAGCGCGGACTTGACCAGCTCGTAGTGGTGCGGGACCTTCACGGTCACGACCACCAGGTCCACTTCGTCGCGCGCCACCAGTTCCTCGACACTGCCGAAGGCCAGCGGAACATCGAATTTCTCGCCGGCGGCCTGCGCGGTCCGGGCGCTGCTGGTGCTGAGCGCCCGGAGCTCGTAGGCGGCGGGCAGGGCGGCGAGAGCCGGGACGTGGGCCGAACCAGCCCAGCCGCCGCGGGCACTGAGGCCCACGATGCCGACGCCGATGGGCGCCGCTGGTCCGGAGGCGGGTGTGGACGTAGGAGCGCGCATCAGAACTGGTGCCTCCGTGTCGGTGGGTCCCATGGACGGGAGATGTCCACCGTAACCACATGTTCGCTTGAAAGCGAACATCGGCGTTCGGGGGTCTGTGGATACGGGGGCGATACTGGAGGCATGGCCAGTCGTACTTCTTCTCCGCTGCTCCACCCCGATGAGCAGGACATGAACCTGTTCACCGTGATGACGGCCCTCGGTGATCCGGTCCGGCTCGGTATCGTGGTGGCTCTGGGCGCGCGGTCCGAGGTGGCCTGCAACCGCTTCGACCTCTCGGTCGGCAAGTCGACCGCGAGCCGGCACTTCCGCGTCCTGCGCGAGGCCGGGGTGATCCGACAGCGGGACGAGGGCACGCGCCGCACCAACTCCCTGCGGCGCCCGGAACTCGACCGGCGCTTCCCCGGGCTCCTCGACCTCGTGCTGCGCGAGGCGGCCGGCGACGCGACGGCCACCCGGTAGGCGCGGA
The DNA window shown above is from Streptomyces sp. NBC_00247 and carries:
- a CDS encoding ArsR/SmtB family transcription factor, whose product is MASRTSSPLLHPDEQDMNLFTVMTALGDPVRLGIVVALGARSEVACNRFDLSVGKSTASRHFRVLREAGVIRQRDEGTRRTNSLRRPELDRRFPGLLDLVLREAAGDATATR
- a CDS encoding Gfo/Idh/MocA family protein, with protein sequence MGPTDTEAPVLMRAPTSTPASGPAAPIGVGIVGLSARGGWAGSAHVPALAALPAAYELRALSTSSARTAQAAGEKFDVPLAFGSVEELVARDEVDLVVVTVKVPHHYELVKSALAAGKTVLSEWPLGNGTAEADEMAAYAHARKLRGFVGLQARSAPSVRHLSDLIADGYVGEVLSTSIIASGNAWGPTFDDGSAYVLDRDNGATMLTVPLGHTLDGLASVLGPFTELSATTATRRGTVRHRRTGEPAAMTAEDQIAVTGVLGSGAVASLHYRGGRARSTNFLWEINGSEGDLVVTGDSGHLQFGLITIRGSRGQSDVLTELPVPDRYDAHAPALAKLRGTKAYSVAHAYDQLRRDLAEGTREVPDFAHAARHHRLLDDIRNAAATGSRQYVTS